One region of Rhizoctonia solani chromosome 9, complete sequence genomic DNA includes:
- a CDS encoding Retrotransposon-derived protein PEG10, whose product MSATPEPDSATGGTDIRRNPSRTSRSSTFDEGPARRRGISGTSSVGTSRASSPTYTARGPSVMPGSMPGSEDETTVIEDDSTVENPSIMITDTSTLEPIVVQDTPPTLPATHNQPSNRSSVTIEDITAQEGDTTLRRHNLTGTTIRQARTRSTSNMGYQETALQSIPASITSSRRTSPVELDQRLGEPTLGHQPAALIAHQPQPQIPMQGLPLSRAAIADYEAKSHQVMPQIRVEAAISSAINDIKDDIALKMGPIKYIHANSSESAAALRQVGRDVADLNLQTNYIRRKLGEVSEEQRAAQTAHNHLANQVEDLQDKVDALPQLFQDVQSRIATMEERLLEAILEVDRKIGLPKEPEPEGTETESNSEEEDGDSLHLSRQRQSSPARRTSIPKEARLKQPNAFNGKRGTEAETFIMKMEMYFKEYPGTFTDERKIRATLTNMGEGEPVKWASPLMQKHLSDEPHEYLTSWNAFKAAFLLNFSDPSKRDRAIREINSLKQTGSAQIYASQFRILKEDLDWDEKALIDTFKKGLKINLQSELIRMKITTPEIDNYSLEQIIEVAIRTDDILQQAASIKDTTTPPSILKKGKTNNYRPTERFPAETFLRRSQAGECQKCGSKTHRLKQCPEKFYKPDPVLGKRGTEKRIEEDCESIESKNYQGPL is encoded by the coding sequence ATGTCTGCCACTCCTGAACCTGACAGTGCCACAGGGGGTACAGATATTAGAAGAAACCCTAGTAGAACCAGTCGATCTTCAACCTTTGATGAAGGACCAGCAAGAAGGAGGGGAATCTCAGGAACCTCATCTGTAGGAACCTCTAGAGCCTCTTCTCCTACCTATACAGCAAGGGGACCATCTGTCATGCCAGGATCAATGCCTGGCTCTGAGGATGAAACTACTGTGATTGAGGATGATAGTACAGTAGAAAACCCTAGCATTATGATTACTGACACTTCTACCTTAGAACCCATAGTAGTGCAGGATACACCTCCTACACTACCAGCCACTCATAACCAGCCTTCCAACAGATCTTCTGTCACTATAGAAGACATTACTGCCCAGGAAGGGGATACCACTCTTAGGAGACACAACCTTACTGGTACCACCATAAGACAAGCCAGAACAAGAAGCACTTCCAATATGGGGTATCAGGAAACAGCCCTACAGAGCATTCCTGCATCCATTACATCTAGTAGGAGAACAAGCCCTGTAGAGCTTGACCAAAGGCTGGGGGAACCAACACTGGGTCACCAGCCAGCAGCATTAATTGCACACCAACCACAACCCCAGATACCTATGCAGGGGTTACCTTTATCCAGGGCTGCTATAGCTGACTATGAGGCCAAGAGCCATCAGGTGATGCCTCAAATCAGGGTAGAAGCAGCCATCAGCAGTGCCATCAATGATATCAAAGATGACATTGCCCTGAAGATGGGCCCTATCAAATACATACATGCTAATAGCTCTGAAAGTGCAGCTGCCCTGAGACAAGTAGGCAGAGATGTAGCAGACCTCAACCTGCAGACCAACTATATAAGAAGGAAATTAGGTGAAGTCTCTGAGGAGCAAAGAGCAGCTCAAACAGCCCATAACCACCTGGCAAATCAAGTAGAGGATCTACAAGACAAGGTGGATGCATTGCCTCAACTCTTTCAGGATGTACAATCTAGGATAGCTACCATGGAGGAAAGACTTTTGGAAGCAATTTTGGAGGTAGACAGGAAGATAGGACTACCTAAAGAACCAGAGCCAGAAGGAACTGAGACTGAAAGCAACagtgaggaagaagatggtGATAGTCTTCATCTCTCTAGACAAAGACAGTCCTCTCCAGCCAGAAGAACCTCCATTCCAAAAGAAGCCAGACTTAAACAGCCAAATGCCTTCAATGGAAAAAGAGGTACTGAAGCTGAAACATTCATCATGAAGATGGAAATGTATTTCAAAGAGTATCCTGGTACCTTCACTGATGAGAGAAAGATCAGGGCCACCTTAACCAATATGGGAGAAGGTGAACCAGTCAAATGGGCCAGTCCCCTGATGCAGAAACATCTCAGTGATGAACCTCATGAGTACCTTACCTCCTGGAATGCATTCAAAGCAGCATTCCTACTCAACTTCAGTGATCCATCCAAAAGGGATAGGGCTATTAGGGAAATCAATAGCCTAAAACAAACTGGATCAGCACAAATTTATGCCAGCCAATTCCGAATTTTAAAGGAAGATCTTGATTGGGATGAGAAAGCTCTCATTGACACCTTCAAAAAGGGACTCAAGATCAACCTGCAGTCAGAATTGATTCGCATGAAGATCACTACTCCTGAAATTGACAACTACTCTTTAGAGCAAATCATTGAAGTAGCCATCAGGACTGATGACATTCTTCAACAGGCTGCTTCAATCAAGGACACTACTACACCACCTAGTATCCTAAAGAAAGGAAAGACCAACAACTATAGACCTACAGAGAGGTTCCCTGCAGAGACTTTTCTGAGGAGAAGCCAAGCAGGTGAATGCCAAAAATGTGGGAGCAAGACTCACAGGCTAAAACAATGCCCTGAGAAATTCTACAAACCTGACCCAGTACTGGGAAAGAGAGGGACAGAGAAAAGGATAGAGGAGGATTGTGAATCCATAGAGTCAAAAAATTACCAAGGGCCTCTGTAA
- a CDS encoding Retrotransposable element Tf2 protein, producing MDPIKTLIDSGSSQNFMDITFARNLKIPLIELHSPRTVIAIDGKEVEEKIRYKAILNLIIEGRTFRQTFYAMPLGDTPLILGLSWLREANPTICWRDFSLSYKDEEPMKGKLAEILELPSEIEDFQDVFSEELFKQLPQHRSFDCSINFKEGSELPKPAKAYPMSPAESKAMKEYMEKELLDGKIEPSHSPIASPCFFVRKADGGLRLVVDYRKINDITITDQFPMPLQSDLLEKVKDAKIFSKLDLKSGYNNIRIKAGEEWKTAFRTKDGLFQYCVMPFGLRNAPQIFQRLMNHIFHDMIDVEEHTKHLREVLRRIRDNNLYLKLAKCLFYTTEVTYIGIVITPEGISMEKEKIKAVQEWKEPKTVKQLQSFIGFANFYRRFIKDFSTIVKPLTLLTRQEVKWKWGEAEQQAFDRVKEEIGKDPVLIHPDAQKPYFLETDASGVAMGAVLSQRHTDGYLHPIAFLSKSFDDAQTNYDTHDKELLAIITSLEHWRLFLEGTTEPITVYTDHKNLEYWKTAHTFNRRHARWYQILAPFNFNIVYRPGKMSEKPDALSRRPDHLDIPNKEQIMIDPKHFLVMKAEVTTDIISQIREAQDEDESIQTLIATVKHKEELPPSVAKQFTKYQWKEELLWYEERIFVPDSKAIRLELLEQYHDSPIAGHQGQARTLELLSRDYYWPGMKAQVNRYVESCENCQRSKGHKHTVPIRPLPIPSRPWEDIAYDMIVKLPLSNGYDSILVVIDRFSKQAHFIPCIEKTNAKEMAEIFIKEVWKLHGTPRTTISDRGRVFNNEFQRALYEKLGIKPLYSTAYHPETDGLAERTNQWLEGFLRSYCNYAQDDWAKWLPIAEFCHNNQVNSTTGKSAFETVYGMHPRWNIAPTTSNVPHAEDMTKQMELIWDEVKASMEFHKAKEKAPRQEYKVGDKVWLMTTNIQTKRPAKKLDNKKAGPFTIIEKISSHAYRLDLPNTIKIHNVFHLNLLAPFKEDTDFHRRQVKPPPIITEEGEEEYEVEKIVAWRQDKEGLRYQVRWKGYDELEDTMERAEKIAQLPEIMERFKKEFPNGPLPPEIKTPGKKKKTIKGKSAYMSVSHSNRYAPLQVP from the exons ATGGACCCTATTAAAACACTTATTGACTCTGGCTCTTCACAAAACTTCATGGATATTACCTTTGCTAGGAACCTCAAGATTCCTCTGATTGAACTCCACTCCCCTAGGACAGTCATAGCCATTGATGGGAAAGAGGTAGAAGAAAAAATTCGATATAAGGCCATCTTAAACCTTATCATTGAAGGAAGAACTTTCAGACAGACCTTTTATGCTATGCCACTAGGAGATACTCCACTTATCCTAGGTCTCTCCTGGCTAAGAGAAGCCAACCCTACCATCTGCTGGAGGGATTTCTCATTAAGCTATAAGGATGAGGAACCTATGAAAGGAAAACTGGCAGAGATACTGGAACTCCCTTCTGAGATAGAAGACTTCCAAGATGTATTCTCTGAAGAGCTCTTTAAACAACTCCCTCAACACAGATCCTTTGACTGCTCCATTAACTTCAAGGAAGGGAGTGAACTTCCAAAACCTGCTAAAGCCTATCCCATGTCTCCAGCAGAGTCCAAAGCCATGAAGGAATATATGGAAAAGGAACTATTGGATGGGAAAATTGAGCCAAGTCACTCTCCTATTGCTTCCCCATGCTTCTTTGTGAGGAAAGCTGATGGGGGACTGAGACTAGTAGTGGACTATAGGAAGAtcaatgacatcaccatcACAGATCAATTCCCCATGCCCTTGCAGTCTGACCTTCTAGAAAAGGTCAAGGATGCCAAGATTTTCTCCAAACTTGATCTGAAGTCAGGATACAATAACATCAGGATCAAGGCAGGAGaggaatggaaaactgctttCAGGACAAAGGATGGTCTCTTTCAGTATTGTGTGATGCCCTTTGGCTTGAGAAATGCCCCTCAAATCTTCCAGAGGTTGATGAATCATATTTTCCATGACATGATTGATGT AGAAGAACACACCAAACATCTCAGGGAAGTACTTAGAAGAATCAGGGACAACAACCTATACCTGAAACTTGCAAAGTGCCTATTCTACACCACTGAAGTGACCTATATTGGCATTGTGATTACCCCAGAAGGTATCTCCatggagaaagaaaagattaaggcagtacaggaatggaaggaacctAAGACTGTCAAGCAACTGCAGTCTTTcataggatttgccaacttctaCAGACGCTTTATCAAGGACTTCAGCACTATTGTAAAACCCCTAACTCTACTTACCAGGCAGGAAGTaaagtggaagtggggtgAAGCTGAACAGCAAGCCTTTGATAGGGTCAAGGAGGAAATTGGAAAGGACCCAGTACTTATTCACCCTGATGCCCAGAAACCTTACTTCTTAGAAACTGATGCCTCTGGAGTAGCTATGGGTGCTGTCCTTAGCCAAAGACACACTGATGGCTACCTACACCCTATTGCCTTCCTATCAAAGAGCTTTGATGATGCCCAGAccaactatgacacacatgacaaggagctactAGCCATCATTACTTCCCTGGAACATTGGAGActtttcctggaaggcacAACTGAGCCCATCACAGTCTACACTGATCAcaaaaacctggaatactggaagacAGCTCACACCTTCAACAGGCGACATGCAAGGTGGTACCAAATCCTGGCACCCTTCAACTTCAACATTGTCTACAGACCTGGAAAGATGTCTGAAAAGCCTGATGCCCTATCAAGAAGACCTGATCACTTAGACATTCCCAACAAGGAACAGATAATGATTGATCCTAAACACTTCCTGGTAATGAAGGCAGAGGTAACAACAGACATTATTTCTCAGATCAGAGAGGCTCAGGATGAAGATGAGTCAATTCAAACACTGATTGCCACTGTCAAACACAAGGAAGAACTTCCTCCTAGTGTAGCAAAACAATTTACTAAATACCAATGgaaagaagaactcctatGGTATGAGGAGAGAATTTTTGTACCAGACAGCAAGGCTATCAGACTTGAACTCCTAGAACAGTACCATGACTCCCCCATTGCTGGCCATCAAGGGCAAGCACGTACTTTGGAACTCCTGTCAAGagattactattggccaggaatgaaagCCCAAGTAAACAGATATGTGGAATCATGTGAAAACTGTCAAAGGAGTAAAGGCCACAAACATACAGTCCCCATAAGACCACTACCTATTCCAAGCAGGCCCTGGGAGGATAttgcctatgacatgatagtcAAACTTCCACTATCCAATGGATATGACAGTATTCTAGTGGTAATAGACCGCTTTTCAAAGCAGGCCCATTTCATTCCTTGTATAGAAAAAACCAATGCTAAGGAAATGGCTGAAATCTTTATCAAGGAAGTATGGAAACTGCATGGTACCCCTAGGACAACAATCTCAGATAGAGGCAGAGTATTCAACAATGAATTCCAAAGGGCCTTAtatgagaaattgggaataaaacCTCTATACTCTACTGCCTATCACCCTGAGACAGATGGCCTGGCAGAAAGAACAAACCAATGGTTGGAGGGATTCTTGCGCAGCTACTGCAACTATGCACAAGATGATTGGGCAAAGTGGCTACCTATAGCTGAGTTCTGTCACAACAATCAAGTCAACTCTACAACTGGCAAATCAGCCTTTGAGACAGTGTATGGAATGCACCCAAGATGGAATATTGCACCTACCACCTCCAATGTACCACATGCAGAAGACATGACCAAACAGATGGAACTAATCTGGGATGAAGTCAAGGCCTCCATGGAGTTCCAcaaagcaaaggaaaaggcacccagacaggaatacaaagtaggaGATAAGGTGTGGCTAATGACCACCAATATCCAAACAAAGAGACCTGCAAAGAAGCTGGACAACAAGAAAGCTGGACCCTTCACTATCATTGAAAAGATCTCATCCCATGCTTACAGACTAGACCTTCCTAACACCataaaaatccacaatgtgtTCCATCTCAATCTCCTGGCTCCCTTCAAAGAGGACACTGACTTCCACAGAAGACAAGTGAAACCTCCCCCCATCATAACAgaggaaggagaagaggagtatGAAGTGGAAAAGATTGTGGCATGGAGACAGGACAAAGAAGGgctgagatatcaagtcagatggaaaggatatgatgagCTAGAGGATACCATGGAGAGAGCTGAAAAGATTGCCCAACTGCCTGAGATCATGGAGAGATTCAAAAAGGAGTTCCCTAATGGGCCTCTACCTCCTGAAATCAAAACCccaggaaagaaaaagaagacaATAAAGGGGAAATCTGCTTATATGAGTGTGTCTCACTCTAACAGATATGCACCTCTTCAAGTCCCCTAA